Proteins encoded within one genomic window of Brachybacterium avium:
- a CDS encoding NADPH-dependent 2,4-dienoyl-CoA reductase has product MSVPLPSPTARRSFTRLLSPLDLGPFEVRNRIVMGSMHVGLEDRPADAKKLAAYLGERARGGVGLIVTGGFSPDRTGRLTPRGAQADDRTLRGHRVITREVHEADGRILLQLLHAGRYAFHPLAASSAAGKSKLSPFRARRLTRRGVGRTVQHFAEAARLAVEAGYDGVEIMGSEGYLLNQFLAPATNRRRDRWGRGAEGRRALPLAVAAAVREAIGEGALLSYRISLLDLVPGGQTWQETTALAHGLTERGVDVLSSGIGWHEARVPTIVTSVPRAAFAENAAALRDLVDVPVIASNRIHDPAVAEEVLAGGQADLVSMARPLLADPHLPRKLADDQAAQVVACISCNQACLDKVFVGKRASCLVNPRAGFETELVLKPVIERRARKVAVVGAGPAGLEAALAAAERGHIVTLYEATAEIGGQLRLAARIPGKEDYAQALQSWRMRLAAAGVGIRLETRPTARDLAGFHDVIVATGVVPREITLPAEGGPQVISYADLLEGRAEAGQRVAIIGAGGIGVDVAEFLSAPRPSPTLDIAAWKQHWGVVPADEEHRGGVTTRPVEEPRREVHLLQRKETRIGAGLGRTTGWVHRAELRHAGVIQHRGVTYRHVDEDGLHLVEDEQETVLAVDTIVVCAGQVSVDDLAAEVTAARKGRTPRVHVIGGADVAAELDAERAIRQAVEVAAGL; this is encoded by the coding sequence ATGTCAGTGCCGCTTCCCTCTCCGACCGCACGCCGCTCCTTCACCCGGCTGCTCTCGCCGCTGGACCTGGGACCGTTCGAGGTGCGCAACCGGATCGTGATGGGCTCGATGCATGTGGGCCTCGAGGACCGCCCGGCCGACGCGAAGAAGCTCGCCGCCTATCTCGGCGAGCGCGCCCGCGGCGGCGTCGGGCTGATCGTCACCGGAGGCTTCTCCCCCGACCGCACCGGTCGCCTCACCCCGCGCGGTGCCCAGGCCGATGACCGCACCCTGCGCGGCCACCGGGTGATCACCCGCGAGGTCCACGAGGCCGACGGCCGGATCCTGCTGCAGCTGCTGCACGCGGGCCGCTATGCCTTCCATCCGCTGGCCGCCTCGTCGGCCGCGGGGAAGTCCAAGCTCTCCCCGTTCCGCGCCCGGCGCCTGACCCGCCGCGGCGTGGGACGCACCGTCCAGCACTTCGCCGAGGCGGCCCGCCTCGCGGTCGAGGCCGGGTACGACGGCGTCGAGATCATGGGCTCCGAGGGCTACCTGCTCAACCAGTTCCTCGCTCCCGCCACGAACCGGCGCCGGGACCGCTGGGGGCGCGGGGCCGAGGGGCGACGGGCGCTGCCGCTGGCCGTGGCCGCCGCGGTGCGTGAGGCGATCGGCGAGGGCGCCCTGCTCAGCTACCGCATCTCCCTGCTGGATCTGGTCCCGGGCGGCCAGACCTGGCAGGAGACCACCGCTCTCGCCCACGGCCTCACCGAGCGCGGTGTGGATGTGCTCTCCTCCGGCATCGGCTGGCACGAGGCGCGGGTCCCCACGATCGTCACCTCCGTGCCGCGCGCCGCCTTCGCCGAGAACGCGGCGGCGCTGCGCGACCTGGTCGATGTGCCGGTCATCGCCTCGAACCGGATCCACGATCCCGCGGTCGCCGAGGAGGTCCTCGCCGGCGGTCAGGCGGATCTGGTCTCCATGGCCCGACCACTGCTCGCGGACCCGCACCTGCCGCGCAAGCTCGCCGACGATCAGGCGGCGCAGGTCGTCGCCTGCATCTCCTGCAACCAGGCCTGCCTGGACAAGGTGTTCGTCGGGAAGCGGGCCAGCTGCCTGGTCAACCCCCGGGCCGGGTTTGAGACGGAGCTGGTGCTGAAGCCGGTGATCGAGCGCCGCGCCCGCAAGGTCGCCGTCGTCGGCGCGGGACCCGCGGGGCTCGAGGCGGCACTCGCCGCCGCCGAGCGCGGCCATATCGTCACCCTCTACGAGGCCACCGCCGAGATCGGCGGGCAGCTGCGGCTGGCCGCTCGCATTCCCGGCAAGGAGGACTACGCGCAGGCGCTGCAGTCCTGGCGGATGCGGCTGGCGGCCGCGGGCGTCGGGATCCGGCTGGAGACCCGGCCGACGGCCCGCGACCTGGCCGGCTTCCACGACGTCATCGTCGCCACCGGCGTCGTACCGCGCGAGATCACGCTGCCCGCCGAAGGCGGGCCGCAGGTGATCAGCTATGCCGACCTGCTCGAGGGCCGGGCCGAGGCCGGTCAGCGGGTGGCGATCATCGGTGCGGGCGGCATCGGGGTCGACGTGGCCGAGTTCCTCAGCGCCCCGCGCCCCTCCCCCACCCTGGACATCGCCGCCTGGAAGCAGCACTGGGGCGTCGTCCCGGCCGATGAGGAGCACCGCGGCGGCGTCACCACCCGTCCGGTCGAGGAGCCGCGGCGCGAGGTCCATCTGCTGCAGCGCAAGGAGACCCGGATCGGGGCGGGGCTGGGCCGCACCACCGGCTGGGTGCACCGGGCGGAGCTGCGCCATGCAGGCGTGATCCAGCACCGCGGCGTGACCTACCGTCACGTCGACGAGGACGGTCTGCACCTCGTCGAGGACGAGCAGGAGACGGTGCTCGCGGTGGACACGATCGTGGTCTGCGCCGGGCAGGTGAGCGTGGATGATCTCGCCGCGGAAGTGACCGCCGCGCGGAAGGGCCGCACGCCGCGGGTGCATGTGATCGGCGGGGCCGACGTCGCCGCGGAGCTGGATGCCGAACGGGCCATCCGTCAGGCGGTCGAGGTGGCGGCCGGGCTCTGA
- a CDS encoding ABC transporter substrate-binding protein: MTVSTPRFRRRSLIGGAAALAAGLSACSVETGSGTGAEEVAAGSEDFSFDFDADASQATALSWMDSGDLKALFIDPVITSFGEQFPEIQVQYDGSGWDQVNQVVPLGIRNGSAPDVFALPQNVPAESAISEGWVQPLDDAIPDFAEWKAGFPDTALINGVHVFDGKVYSWPMNSTRRLDITQYISHEAAEAAGVSTPVESVSTWDDLRSLAKEITASGTPGILSTSDHLDIVIANLANTAGWLGNSEGMNMRTGKYEYSAPEFLEALDFVRSMIDDGSFVPGYLTLKDADARAQFPSGLAGISLNGPWDISQWAKDYPDFEYTILPLPSPDGSEYTIPFRETGANMSWLYADSTNTDAAAAVIKFMGSLEGQRAMVELTEGFFQSTIEEANSSADTSALNPRAKLVADLAATYMRACPQFEIRSEHAGVVKLNLQATDPGIAGTIEGILTGQISDAEAALSDLDSRLDEAMEKAFDAAQTEGADVDISQLQFPNWDPSLDYTAQDYDELEG; this comes from the coding sequence ATGACCGTCAGCACCCCCCGATTCCGTCGTCGCTCCCTGATCGGTGGCGCGGCAGCGCTCGCGGCCGGTCTGAGCGCGTGCTCCGTCGAGACCGGTTCCGGCACCGGTGCCGAGGAGGTCGCCGCCGGGTCCGAGGACTTCTCCTTCGACTTCGACGCAGATGCCTCACAGGCCACGGCGCTGAGCTGGATGGACTCCGGCGACCTCAAGGCACTGTTCATCGATCCGGTGATCACCAGCTTCGGCGAGCAGTTCCCCGAGATCCAGGTCCAGTACGACGGTTCGGGATGGGACCAGGTCAATCAGGTGGTGCCGCTGGGGATCCGGAACGGCTCAGCGCCGGACGTCTTCGCGCTGCCGCAGAACGTCCCGGCCGAGTCCGCGATCAGCGAAGGCTGGGTCCAGCCCCTCGATGACGCGATTCCCGACTTCGCGGAGTGGAAGGCGGGATTCCCCGACACCGCACTGATCAACGGCGTGCACGTCTTCGACGGCAAGGTCTACAGCTGGCCGATGAACTCGACCCGGCGCTTGGACATCACCCAATACATCTCCCATGAAGCGGCCGAGGCCGCCGGCGTGTCGACCCCCGTGGAATCAGTGTCCACCTGGGACGACCTCCGGTCCCTGGCCAAGGAGATCACCGCCTCGGGCACGCCGGGAATCCTCTCGACCTCCGATCACCTGGACATCGTGATCGCGAACCTCGCGAACACCGCGGGCTGGCTGGGCAACTCCGAAGGCATGAACATGCGGACCGGGAAGTACGAGTACTCCGCACCGGAGTTCCTCGAGGCCCTGGACTTCGTGCGCTCGATGATCGATGACGGCTCCTTCGTCCCCGGATACCTCACGCTGAAGGACGCGGACGCTCGCGCCCAGTTCCCCTCCGGACTGGCCGGGATCTCCCTCAACGGGCCGTGGGACATCTCGCAGTGGGCCAAGGACTATCCCGATTTCGAGTACACGATCCTCCCCCTGCCCTCCCCCGACGGCAGCGAATACACCATCCCGTTCCGGGAGACCGGGGCAAACATGTCCTGGCTGTACGCCGACAGCACGAACACGGATGCCGCCGCAGCCGTCATCAAGTTCATGGGGTCGCTCGAGGGGCAGCGGGCGATGGTGGAGCTCACCGAGGGCTTCTTCCAGTCCACGATCGAGGAGGCGAACTCCTCCGCCGACACCTCCGCGCTCAACCCGAGGGCCAAGCTGGTCGCCGATCTCGCGGCCACCTACATGCGCGCCTGCCCGCAGTTCGAGATCCGCAGCGAGCACGCCGGGGTCGTCAAGCTCAACCTCCAGGCCACCGACCCCGGCATCGCGGGGACCATCGAGGGGATCCTGACCGGCCAGATCAGCGACGCGGAGGCAGCGCTGTCCGACCTTGATTCGCGTCTCGACGAGGCGATGGAGAAGGCCTTCGACGCCGCACAGACCGAAGGTGCGGACGTCGACATCTCTCAGCTCCAGTTCCCGAACTGGGATCCGAGCCTCGACTACACGGCGCAGGACTACGACGA
- a CDS encoding PfkB family carbohydrate kinase: protein MSRVLHTAQALVDLILEIDELPPRGGNANVRREQKYAGGAVTTLIAAARTGAVAVHGGAHGTGPYGDLIREALARDGVALSDAPRPDADTGYCTVLLEPSAERTFLTVYGAERQITATSLATLEPQVGDLVCISGYSLFEPTREPLLEFLETLPADVDVVLDPGAPFADFPREVRQRVLACTTVWTSNADEARALTDLDALEDTPEALRRRLRPGAVVVVRDGERGCLVFHHGRGTQIPAFPQTPVDTNGAGDTHTGVLLAERALGADWESAATRANAAAAIAVTRRGTESAPTRDEVDAFLA from the coding sequence ATGTCCCGCGTGCTCCACACCGCCCAGGCGCTCGTCGACCTCATCCTCGAGATCGACGAGCTCCCGCCGCGCGGCGGGAACGCCAACGTGCGCCGTGAGCAGAAGTACGCGGGCGGCGCGGTGACCACACTGATCGCGGCTGCCCGCACCGGGGCAGTGGCGGTGCACGGCGGGGCGCACGGCACCGGTCCGTACGGCGACCTGATCCGGGAGGCGCTGGCCCGGGACGGGGTCGCCCTCTCCGATGCGCCGCGCCCCGACGCCGATACCGGGTACTGCACGGTGCTGCTGGAACCGTCGGCCGAACGGACGTTCCTCACCGTGTACGGGGCGGAGCGGCAGATCACCGCCACCTCGCTCGCGACCCTCGAGCCACAGGTGGGGGACCTGGTGTGCATCTCCGGGTACAGCCTGTTCGAGCCCACCCGGGAGCCGCTGCTGGAGTTCCTCGAGACACTGCCGGCCGACGTGGATGTGGTGCTCGATCCCGGCGCCCCCTTCGCCGACTTCCCCCGCGAGGTCCGGCAGCGGGTGCTGGCCTGCACCACGGTGTGGACCTCGAACGCCGACGAGGCGCGAGCGCTGACCGATCTCGATGCGCTCGAGGACACCCCGGAGGCGCTCCGCCGGCGCCTGCGCCCCGGCGCGGTGGTGGTCGTGCGGGACGGGGAGCGGGGATGCCTGGTCTTCCACCACGGTCGTGGCACCCAGATCCCCGCTTTCCCGCAGACGCCAGTGGACACCAACGGCGCCGGTGACACCCATACCGGGGTGCTGCTGGCAGAGCGTGCCCTCGGTGCGGACTGGGAATCCGCCGCCACCCGCGCGAACGCCGCCGCGGCGATCGCTGTGACCCGGCGCGGGACCGAGAGCGCCCCGACCCGCGACGAGGTCGATGCGTTCCTCGCCTGA
- a CDS encoding LacI family DNA-binding transcriptional regulator produces MSSSDQKGSARRPTQADVARLAGVSTATVSHVLSGRADRKGAGNAQTRARVERAMKQLDYRPNWAGRALRRQRTGLVGALVSAGGNPWRDSLITVAKRELAKRSLDLVVFPDVGEDEATDRLAELLDRGAVDACFTVHLEEAGEVAERLERCPIPSVAFAEGDAAGLPTVRHGYAEAAAEAAVRLRDRGVRRFMIATEAMGPGHSLWRDVVDPIRTALAGGDADELRAEHLEIDYRISADLGPLDWASLEAAGPEDPIVLMCSSDRLAIQIAAECERRSIDIGRAVGVVGRGDIAEAAERRIPLSTLGTSETRYEDVFAALAASAESGEKLESGWEFPWHVIERASTAGIGRQA; encoded by the coding sequence ATGTCGAGCAGCGATCAGAAAGGTTCGGCTCGGCGGCCGACCCAGGCGGACGTCGCACGCCTGGCAGGCGTGTCCACCGCGACCGTCTCCCACGTGCTGAGCGGCCGCGCCGACCGCAAGGGAGCCGGGAACGCGCAGACCCGAGCCAGGGTCGAGCGCGCGATGAAGCAACTCGATTACCGCCCGAACTGGGCAGGGCGCGCACTGCGCCGGCAGCGCACCGGCCTCGTCGGTGCGCTCGTCTCAGCGGGAGGCAATCCGTGGCGGGACAGCCTGATCACCGTGGCGAAGCGGGAGCTCGCGAAGCGCTCGCTCGACCTCGTCGTCTTCCCCGACGTCGGGGAGGACGAGGCGACCGACAGGCTCGCGGAACTCCTGGACCGCGGTGCGGTGGACGCCTGCTTCACGGTGCATCTGGAGGAGGCGGGCGAGGTGGCGGAACGCCTGGAACGGTGCCCGATCCCGAGTGTGGCCTTCGCCGAAGGGGACGCCGCCGGCCTCCCGACCGTGCGGCACGGCTATGCGGAGGCCGCGGCGGAGGCCGCCGTCCGACTGCGCGACAGAGGGGTGCGACGATTCATGATCGCTACCGAGGCGATGGGGCCGGGGCACAGCCTCTGGCGCGACGTCGTCGACCCGATCCGCACGGCTCTGGCAGGGGGCGATGCCGACGAACTGAGGGCCGAGCACCTCGAGATCGACTACCGGATCAGCGCCGATCTCGGTCCCCTGGACTGGGCGTCCCTCGAGGCTGCCGGACCGGAGGACCCGATCGTGCTGATGTGCTCGAGTGACCGGTTGGCGATCCAGATCGCGGCCGAATGCGAACGACGGTCGATCGACATCGGGCGGGCCGTCGGGGTCGTGGGCCGCGGCGATATCGCCGAGGCCGCAGAGCGCCGCATCCCGCTGAGCACACTGGGCACGTCGGAGACCAGGTACGAGGACGTCTTCGCAGCTCTCGCGGCGTCGGCCGAGAGCGGCGAGAAGCTCGAGTCGGGCTGGGAGTTCCCCTGGCATGTGATCGAGCGGGCGTCCACCGCCGGGATCGGCCGGCAGGCATGA
- a CDS encoding penicillin-binding transpeptidase domain-containing protein: MPPAPAGSRRRGPLLVLVSLLAIIAVVIAVLQWRDRFGSGEAEAEELAAALSAGEAPDQAEHDRILGPLLEAGAVPQVSLADPGSARDGIRTATLEWTWTLPNGDGTWEYTTPATLRRGEDGWRAELAPAAYAPDLTASEHLELTTLDPALGSITDRDGTVLFSELPVITLGLDKTQLDEGELDSSARDLAGLLGIDADRYAQSVTGHGPDAFVAALTIREEAAGDYPLEEAAQVAGYLAVDGTRPLAIQRDYAPGVLGSLREASAEDIEDSDGQLEAGDLVPSGGVIAAARDEVLGTPGLEVRAVDEDSDATRSLHRIEPVDGSAVPTTLDDDVQRLATAAISEEDSPSAVIVLQPSSGDVLAATLGPTGQSYPVGLVGRYAPGSTFKAVTALSLLRAGLTPDTEIECPETAVVAGRSFKNADSMNPSLFGTMPLRSAIAHSCNTAMLLQHETVDQVALADAATTLGIGQDAPAGLDAFMGSVDPQDTGAEHAAAMMGQGRVLASPLSMAVVLASVQNGATVAPRILADQQPVTPEVPTPLTEQETAQMQEMLRGVVTDGSLDEFADLPGEPVIGKTGTAEWVDEDGELKLHSWVIVAQGDLVVAAFVEDGSYGSVTAGPIAREVLEGL; the protein is encoded by the coding sequence ATGCCCCCTGCTCCCGCTGGATCCCGCCGCCGCGGCCCGCTGCTCGTCCTCGTCTCCCTCCTCGCGATCATCGCCGTGGTGATCGCTGTTCTGCAGTGGCGGGACCGCTTCGGCTCCGGCGAGGCGGAGGCCGAGGAGCTCGCCGCCGCGCTCTCCGCGGGCGAGGCCCCGGACCAGGCCGAGCACGACCGGATCCTCGGCCCGCTGCTCGAGGCCGGGGCGGTCCCGCAGGTCTCCCTCGCCGACCCCGGCAGCGCCCGGGACGGCATCCGCACCGCCACCCTCGAGTGGACCTGGACCCTTCCGAATGGCGACGGGACCTGGGAGTACACCACCCCCGCGACCCTGCGCCGCGGCGAGGACGGCTGGAGGGCGGAGCTCGCCCCCGCGGCCTATGCCCCTGACCTCACCGCGAGCGAGCACCTCGAGCTCACCACGCTCGACCCGGCGCTGGGCAGCATCACCGATCGCGACGGCACCGTGCTGTTCAGCGAACTGCCGGTGATCACGCTGGGCTTGGACAAGACGCAGCTCGATGAGGGCGAGCTGGACTCCTCCGCACGGGACCTGGCCGGACTGCTCGGCATCGACGCCGACCGCTACGCGCAGAGCGTCACGGGCCACGGCCCCGACGCGTTCGTCGCCGCGCTGACCATCCGCGAGGAGGCCGCGGGCGACTATCCACTGGAAGAGGCCGCACAGGTCGCCGGGTACCTCGCCGTGGACGGGACCCGGCCCCTGGCCATCCAGCGCGACTACGCGCCGGGTGTGCTCGGCTCCCTGCGGGAGGCCAGCGCCGAGGACATCGAGGACTCCGACGGGCAGCTCGAGGCCGGGGACCTGGTCCCCAGCGGCGGCGTGATCGCCGCGGCCCGCGACGAGGTGCTCGGCACCCCCGGCCTCGAGGTCCGCGCGGTCGACGAGGACTCCGACGCCACCCGTTCCCTGCACCGCATCGAGCCGGTCGACGGCAGCGCCGTGCCCACCACGCTGGATGACGATGTGCAGCGCCTGGCCACCGCCGCGATCTCCGAGGAGGACTCGCCCTCGGCCGTGATCGTGCTGCAGCCCTCGAGCGGGGATGTGCTCGCCGCCACCCTCGGGCCGACCGGTCAGTCCTACCCGGTGGGTCTCGTCGGCCGGTACGCCCCGGGCTCGACCTTCAAGGCCGTCACCGCACTGTCCCTCCTGCGCGCGGGCCTCACCCCGGACACCGAGATCGAGTGCCCCGAGACCGCGGTCGTCGCGGGCCGCAGCTTCAAGAACGCCGACTCGATGAACCCCTCCCTGTTCGGGACGATGCCGCTGCGCTCCGCGATCGCCCACTCCTGCAACACGGCGATGCTGCTCCAGCACGAGACGGTGGACCAGGTGGCCCTCGCCGATGCCGCGACCACGCTCGGCATCGGCCAGGACGCCCCGGCGGGTCTGGACGCGTTCATGGGCTCGGTGGATCCGCAGGACACCGGGGCCGAGCACGCCGCGGCGATGATGGGGCAGGGCCGCGTGCTCGCCTCACCGCTGTCGATGGCGGTGGTGCTCGCGAGCGTGCAGAACGGCGCGACCGTCGCCCCGCGGATCCTCGCCGACCAGCAGCCGGTCACCCCGGAGGTACCCACCCCGCTCACCGAGCAGGAGACCGCGCAGATGCAGGAGATGCTGCGCGGAGTGGTCACCGACGGCAGCCTCGACGAGTTCGCGGACCTGCCCGGCGAGCCCGTGATCGGCAAGACCGGCACCGCCGAGTGGGTGGACGAGGACGGCGAGCTGAAGCTCCACTCCTGGGTGATCGTCGCCCAGGGCGACCTGGTGGTCGCGGCCTTCGTCGAGGACGGCAGCTACGGCTCGGTCACCGCCGGACCGATCGCCCGCGAGGTGCTCGAGGGGCTCTGA
- a CDS encoding glutathione peroxidase — MSESTFHDFSALTIDGEHREMSEYRGRLVLVVNIATECAFTPQLTSLQELTDRYAEHGFTVLGFPSDQFHQDPGTDEETKEICASTYDVRFPLFSKIDVNGPTAHPLWKWMCAQKAGVIGGRIAWNFTKFLIDGEGKVLRRYAPLVPPVRIARRIESELGLR; from the coding sequence ATGTCCGAGTCGACTTTCCACGACTTCTCCGCTCTCACCATCGATGGTGAGCATCGGGAGATGAGTGAGTACCGCGGACGTCTGGTCCTCGTCGTCAACATCGCCACCGAGTGCGCCTTCACCCCCCAGCTGACGAGCCTGCAGGAGCTGACGGACCGCTACGCGGAGCACGGCTTCACGGTGCTCGGCTTCCCCTCGGACCAGTTCCACCAGGATCCCGGCACCGACGAGGAGACCAAGGAGATCTGCGCCTCCACCTACGACGTCCGCTTCCCGCTGTTCTCGAAGATCGACGTCAACGGGCCCACCGCGCACCCGCTGTGGAAGTGGATGTGCGCGCAGAAGGCCGGGGTGATCGGCGGCCGCATCGCCTGGAACTTCACCAAGTTCCTCATCGACGGCGAGGGGAAGGTGCTGCGCCGCTATGCCCCGCTGGTGCCGCCCGTGCGGATCGCCCGACGGATCGAGAGCGAGCTCGGTCTGCGGTGA
- a CDS encoding isochorismatase family protein, translated as MSSRMLIIVDVQNDFCEGGALGVEGGAEVAARIVGLVRSQEERYDRILVSQDWHRGDTDNGGHFAVPPAAPDFVDTWPVHCVAETPGAALHPEMAALAAELGDRLEIVQKGYGLPSYSVLEGTVVATDESVQDLLADGDWERIDVVGLAYDFCVRETALGAVAAGAPVRVLSDLTAAVHPAGIPALEQELAEAGVEITAS; from the coding sequence TTGTCGTCGCGCATGCTGATCATCGTCGATGTCCAGAACGACTTCTGCGAAGGCGGTGCGCTGGGCGTCGAGGGCGGGGCCGAGGTCGCGGCCCGGATCGTCGGCCTCGTGCGATCACAGGAGGAGCGGTACGACCGCATCCTGGTCAGCCAGGACTGGCATCGCGGGGACACGGACAACGGCGGGCACTTCGCCGTCCCGCCGGCCGCACCGGATTTCGTCGACACCTGGCCGGTGCACTGCGTGGCGGAGACACCCGGCGCAGCGCTGCACCCGGAGATGGCGGCGCTCGCCGCGGAGCTGGGGGATCGGCTCGAGATCGTGCAGAAGGGCTACGGCCTCCCCTCCTACAGCGTCCTGGAGGGCACGGTCGTCGCCACCGATGAATCGGTGCAGGATCTGCTCGCCGACGGCGACTGGGAGCGGATCGACGTGGTGGGTCTCGCCTATGACTTCTGCGTGCGGGAGACGGCGCTCGGTGCGGTGGCGGCCGGCGCACCGGTGCGGGTGCTCAGCGATCTCACCGCTGCCGTGCATCCGGCGGGGATCCCCGCGCTCGAGCAGGAGCTGGCGGAGGCAGGCGTGGAGATCACCGCTTCCTGA
- a CDS encoding HNH endonuclease signature motif containing protein, protein MATVGEFEDQEFGRTDASGGTHDAVGRSHDDVDRPRDPAVEGHDPAGEAAAEDPGHVRTARVAPSSADSPTWRARARRALSEEYILEEVEPGSLEAARVLSMHQTMKTRARLYAHQLRQLSTFFREDPAVQGLLDDADVTALKVATGLRCSCFHAQVQVTDAHTAVEWMPLTFEHVRAGDLPEAWHHSLIRHVRRLSEDQVRQVDAHMSGVEIPSVSKATFDKQVTLAVALAVAGTVPTPPSESRNVEIVDVNTETGTASLYVTGPIPEIQALAHRLDIASRTVQKAQRAGLEDGVEGPLPFDIDENLHERGRALSLRTLRYAILVHSVLDIDPVQETSSPYKILVTVPATTLLGVDDAPAMLEGMTPVPAEQARLLAAGESTWQRILTDPISGAHLPVTAQTYHPTAQMRLQLRLRHAVCAAPGCTRATVIAAEDDHIIEYDHDHPGKGGQTSLWNLHRLCWLHHKLKTAGLIDPTRNPDDDPGGGDGSTTAGPRETSWVLDGEVRTRTRENTDLLTPHSVEALERAWRVHQRAHADATRLHAEEKARPRTERVAEQRADAFAKAYPGRHARRIIPPGPTLDETTPPF, encoded by the coding sequence GTGGCGACGGTGGGTGAGTTCGAGGACCAGGAGTTCGGTCGCACAGACGCCTCCGGCGGGACGCACGACGCGGTCGGCAGGTCGCACGACGACGTCGACAGGCCTCGGGATCCCGCTGTCGAGGGCCACGACCCGGCCGGCGAGGCCGCCGCTGAGGATCCCGGACATGTCCGCACCGCTCGTGTCGCCCCCTCCTCCGCCGACTCCCCGACATGGCGGGCGCGGGCGCGGCGCGCACTGTCCGAGGAGTACATCCTGGAGGAGGTCGAGCCCGGCAGCCTCGAAGCAGCTCGGGTGCTCTCGATGCATCAGACGATGAAGACCCGTGCCCGGCTCTATGCCCATCAGCTCCGTCAGCTCTCGACGTTCTTCCGAGAGGACCCCGCCGTGCAGGGGCTGCTGGATGACGCGGATGTGACGGCGCTGAAGGTCGCAACCGGGCTGCGGTGCAGCTGCTTCCATGCTCAGGTGCAGGTCACCGACGCCCACACCGCCGTGGAGTGGATGCCGCTGACCTTCGAGCACGTGCGCGCAGGGGACCTGCCCGAGGCCTGGCACCACTCCCTGATCCGGCACGTCCGTCGCCTGTCCGAGGACCAGGTCCGGCAGGTCGACGCCCATATGTCCGGCGTGGAGATCCCGTCGGTGTCGAAGGCGACCTTCGACAAGCAGGTCACCCTCGCCGTCGCCCTGGCGGTCGCGGGAACGGTCCCCACTCCGCCGTCGGAGTCCCGAAACGTGGAGATCGTGGACGTCAACACCGAGACCGGCACCGCCTCGCTGTACGTCACGGGTCCGATCCCGGAGATCCAGGCCCTCGCCCACCGGCTCGACATCGCCTCCCGCACCGTCCAGAAGGCCCAGCGTGCCGGTCTGGAGGACGGGGTCGAAGGACCGCTGCCCTTCGACATCGATGAGAACCTCCACGAGCGCGGCAGAGCCCTCTCGTTGCGCACGCTGCGATACGCGATCCTGGTCCACTCGGTCCTGGACATCGACCCCGTCCAGGAGACCTCGAGCCCGTACAAGATCCTGGTCACCGTCCCCGCCACCACGCTGCTGGGTGTCGATGATGCGCCCGCGATGCTGGAGGGGATGACACCGGTCCCGGCAGAGCAGGCACGACTGCTCGCGGCCGGGGAGAGCACCTGGCAGCGGATCCTGACCGATCCGATCAGCGGCGCCCACCTTCCCGTGACCGCCCAGACCTATCACCCGACTGCACAGATGCGGCTCCAGCTGCGGCTACGCCACGCCGTCTGCGCCGCGCCCGGCTGCACCCGGGCCACCGTGATCGCGGCGGAGGACGACCACATCATCGAGTACGACCACGACCATCCCGGCAAGGGCGGCCAGACCAGCCTGTGGAACCTCCACCGGCTCTGCTGGCTGCACCACAAGCTCAAGACCGCCGGACTGATCGACCCCACCCGCAACCCGGACGACGATCCCGGCGGCGGGGACGGCTCCACCACCGCAGGGCCAAGGGAGACGTCCTGGGTCCTCGACGGCGAAGTCCGGACCCGCACCAGAGAGAACACGGATCTCCTCACACCACACTCCGTCGAAGCACTCGAACGAGCCTGGCGAGTCCACCAGCGCGCCCACGCGGACGCGACGCGTCTCCACGCCGAGGAGAAGGCCCGACCCCGCACGGAACGGGTCGCGGAGCAGCGCGCCGACGCGTTCGCGAAGGCCTACCCCGGCCGTCATGCCCGCCGGATCATCCCTCCCGGGCCCACCCTCGACGAGACCACGCCGCCCTTCTGA